TTATGTCGCCTTGTCTTTCGGATTATCGTGGAGGTAAGTGGTTAATACAAAATTGTGCATTGGACTTTGGAAATCcaacaaaaaattaattatgtttCCTTTTTTGAAATATTGCATTATTTAGATACCCAAAATGTTTtgataaataaagaaaatatgaattacagaaattctattttctccgCACGGATTTCAGTATATTAAAAAATAGGAGAGCAGAGAACTATAAGTTGggatataaaaatatactccccgttttttaaaattagcaactatttccattttaggacattccttaaaaataaaaactttagaatctttctattttagaacatggactccacaatccactaactctattttcattattttttctcttcctctctcttactttactcatttttcttttcttctatcttactttaccaatttttctcacttactttaccaattgtgcattaaaacacatgtcgtttcaaatgtttctatttttttaatacggagggagggagtattttttttccaaattaaaCTATGCTCAACTTAGACTATTTTTTTGGAGCACataatttctctctctctttttcgtttTGGGAAGAATGATGTCACCGTCCTTTTTTTCATTACTCGTCTCCTATGTCCCATTGTAGTATTTTGATTCCATGAAAGATCCTTCGTTATTTTGTTCAATGCATTTGAAAATCTTGTTTTGCATTGCTATTGATCAATGGCGCCACAGATTGAAGCAATAATACTACAAAACAGTATATTCAAATGCAATGAACAAACTATGTATATATTTACTTATTTGAGAACACATTAATTCAACCAAGAATGCCAATGAGTATCTTCCCAACTTATAAGCGGCCATGAAGTAAGCATAAACATTCATAAATTACAAGTAAATAAtctaataaaagtaaaaaacatTCTGTATAACATAGTATATTTAGTACAAAGATATCTCTTCATGATTCATTGGGCGTTTCGACTAAGTTTTGTCGATACACAGCCAAGTTCTGCAAGCATGAAACAAAACAATTTCATGAGATGATCTGATCACAATGCAAAACTTCAATATTGTATAAGGCTATAAGCCTTTCATTTTAATGTGATATACGATAAATAGAGAGATATTCAAAACACTGTTCACAATCGAAAAACAAACAATTACGATAATAAGGAAAGTTTACCTCTGTATAAGCATAGACTCCAGCTTCAGAAGATCCATGAGGACTTCCTCTCCTTATGAAGTGTCCCTCTTTATATATGTAGAGCATAGGCACACCGGTTGAGAGCTCTAAATTTATAACCTTTTGATAAGACTTAGTATATCAGTAAAATTGTACTAAAACTTAACATTATGTGTGTAAACAGAAAACTGTGAACCCTTACCTCTTCCGAAGTCAGCTTATCAAGATACATAATTATAGACCTCAGTGAATTTGCGTGAGCTACGACCATCACATGCCTACCCCGCAAAAGCTGAGGCTCAATCTGTAAGAATAGAATTCGTCTAAGCATATAAATCCCTCCCACAGAATGCCTAAAGATCAAAACTATACGCATATTGCTTACATGATCTTTGAAGAAGGCAACAGCTCTCCCTAAGCACATTTCTAGGCTCTCCCCGTTTGGTGGCTGAACATGATAACTTCTGCGCCAGTTGTAGACTTGCTCCTTCCCATACAATTCAGCTGTCTCCTGCTTATTGAAACCTTGTAGGTCCCCATACCTGTGAGGAAACAACGTACATTGTCAGTTAACGGCAAGAAATGTGAGAACAGTAGATAACGTGATAACGGATAAGGATTAGATACAGAGTTACATTCTCTCGTTCAGTTGCCATGCTTTGATGACGGGAATAGATTGCTTCTTAGTGTCTTCACTATAAATTTGGGTCCATGTCCTTGCTTGCTCAGTCTCGTCATGGTGCATGATTATAGGAACCTGATAAATCTGGGTAGGTCAACTTCCAAAACATGCATATCTCTTTCCATCACGGAATTTGGTTGATTAGCTTGTTTAAGCACTCCAATACATAAGGGGAATAGGCTAAATCTTGAAAATAAGTACTATCAAGGATCTACAATGACATTTTACAGTTTTACTAGTTCTTGTTTGCTTCTACTCTTGTGTTCTTTTATGGCCCATTCGGTGTGAAATATTATATCTCATGAATGAATATGTATTAAGTTTAGTTCATGaaattgaatctca
This DNA window, taken from Salvia splendens isolate huo1 chromosome 18, SspV2, whole genome shotgun sequence, encodes the following:
- the LOC121775929 gene encoding 2,3-bisphosphoglycerate-dependent phosphoglycerate mutase 1-like isoform X2 — translated: MRHGESMWNEKNLFTGCVDVPLTNRGVEEAIEAGKRISNFPLDIIYTSALIRAQMTTMLALTQHHCMKVPIIMHHDETEQARTWTQIYSEDTKKQSIPVIKAWQLNERMYGDLQGFNKQETAELYGKEQVYNWRRSYHVQPPNGESLEMCLGRAVAFFKDHIEPQLLRGRHVMVVAHANSLRSIIMYLDKLTSEEVINLELSTGVPMLYIYKEGHFIRRGSPHGSSEAGVYAYTENLAVYRQNLVETPNES
- the LOC121775929 gene encoding 2,3-bisphosphoglycerate-dependent phosphoglycerate mutase 1-like isoform X1; amino-acid sequence: MTAVATIALYNSFSSKVIDRDGSHSHPCKRFQELSIISPPGGFRGNVGERNGYTLSRLHVSRSSSKCQATRLQPVSSVSSIKNHSYSSHTAENESVLILMRHGESMWNEKNLFTGCVDVPLTNRGVEEAIEAGKRISNFPLDIIYTSALIRAQMTTMLALTQHHCMKVPIIMHHDETEQARTWTQIYSEDTKKQSIPVIKAWQLNERMYGDLQGFNKQETAELYGKEQVYNWRRSYHVQPPNGESLEMCLGRAVAFFKDHIEPQLLRGRHVMVVAHANSLRSIIMYLDKLTSEEVINLELSTGVPMLYIYKEGHFIRRGSPHGSSEAGVYAYTENLAVYRQNLVETPNES